CTACGGGACTTGCTTTGGCCAGCAGCACGTGAGGGGCCTTGACATAGGCCACGGCGAAGAGAAACGCGGAGAGCGATCACAcagtttctcttgcttttttcccATCACCGTGGGAATGGCATGTCCCAAATAGGgacttctcctttctcctgcaTCCTGGAAGGGAGACGCAGTGTGAAGTAAGTCCACAGGCCTGTGGTAGTAACATACCTCTGACATGTACCGTAGACAGGAAATAAGCCACTGTCACCATAAGGCACTGAGATTTGGGGCTTACGGGCCTCATTTTTGTATTCATGCCCCACTACTCTCTCTAACTATAACAAAGACAGATGGAGTTTCAATGCCTGCCCTTGGGGAAGtatggggaaggaaggaaagcttttCCCACACCTGGGAAAATTCTGGCACTGTGGATGACCCCTAGTGGGTGTCTCTTCAGGACTCGGTGTCCCTGCTCCGAAGGATAGGGAGGAGAGGTGGAAAGAACGCTGCCCCTGAAAATAAGCCTTGTAGATTGCGAGCAAGACccagaataggaaaagaaaagggaaacttgactttcaatgtttatttattttggggacagagagacagagcatgaacgggggaggggcagagagagagggagacacagaatcggaaacaggctccaggctcctagccgtcagcccagagcccgacgcggggctcgaactcacagaccgcgagatcgtgacctggctgaagtcagacgcttaaccgactgcgccacccaggcgccccgggaaactTGACTTTCAAACGCACActtgaaaggagaaaagactGTCCCCTCCGTCCACGTTTACCACCTTACCCGGGAGATGGTTTTGTTGAGCTGCTCAGTGATTCCTGATAAGTCAGCTTCTAGGTTGAAGATGTTGGTGAGACCAATGTGGGGAAGTATTTCTTCAAGGTGGTATGTTCCAGAAATGGAAAACCTTGGCAGGTGTAAATCCAACAGGCTGGAGGGAGAATCAGacagagaggtggtgtggtctcATTAACTGTGCTGCTCCCGCCCGGTCTGTAGGCTGTCCCCAGCTTTGGGAGGAAGAAGGGTTTCCCAGGGTGAGGGGGAGCCGGTCCTACCACAATATTCTCTGCTGTGCAAGAAcattccacccccccaccctccctgcagcTCCCTCCTCTTCAGACCTTTCCAGACCTCTTGTGACCTCCTCAGCCCTCCTGTGTTTGGATCTGAGAAGACTCCCAGCATGGCCATGTGTCCTCATCTCGGGCACGTATTTGGAGGACTTTCTACATCGGGCAAGGGATTTCACAAGGCTTAACTGATCAAATGCAAATAACAGCCACGCAAGGTAAATACTGCTAACATTCTCCCGCCTCCGTATCCAATTGATCATCAGGTTCTGCTGGCCCCGCTTCAGAACTGAATCTGAATCCGTCTGCTGGCAACCCCCTAATACAAGCCACTGTCAGCTCTTCCTGTCTGGGCCTCGGGCCATCGTGAGGATCTTACGACCGAAAGCGTGTGTAGAATGTGGGCCAATCTCTGCCCTACGACTGGCCTTTGCCATCAGATCAGCACCCTGCCCGTGGTAAAGTCACAAGTCTCCTTTGACACTGAGTCTGTCCTTCCATTCTTGGGATTCTTCTTCTCGATTATTGCTTGACTGTTGCCAGAGCAGGGCACCTGCAAGCTGGGATAGGTAAGAACCGGCTTGGAAACCTTTGCTTCTGATGAATTCAGACCCTAAAGCTGCTGATCACATCCTTGCCAGTTAACTTCTGGGGCAATAGGAGTGTCCGGATGCCCAGTGGAAGTACGAGGCAGTTGGAAGTCAAGGGTTGAACAGCGAAGAGCAGGGGAAGGTCGTGGGAAACCGAAAACAAGGCTATCTCGGCCCACTCGGCGAACTGTCCGCAGGGAGCCCTGAGGGCAGGCCCAAGCCATGAAGGGGTCTGAGTCGAGTCTAGCAGAGGGGTCTCTGGCTGAGAGCCCAACACACAGCAGGTGTTCAACCCACATAAGTGAGGAATGAACAGGTACCAGTGAGCCCGAGTCCCCTGGGCAAGCGAACCTTCCTCACAGCTGAACGGAGGGAGGCCTGGCAGTCTGAACTATTCGTGTCGGAAAGCCGCCCAGTGTTGCTGTGGTATCATAACTTTCTGGCGTGAGAACCAGGAACAGGGGACGTCCGAGGTTTAGAAAAATAACTTCAGTTGGTCTTGCTTCGTGAAAGTCAGAGCGAGAGGTCAAAACAGACCTTCTGGAGGGAAAATCTGTTGGTCTAGAAGATGCTATGGTATTTCCTTCTGTgatggggggaagggacaggctCACCCAGGGGGGGCTTGAGAATATGGGGCTGGAATCAGAAACCGGCCACAGCTACGTGGATTCATAGACAACAGGGCTATTCTCTTCTCGTCCTCTCAAGGGCAGAGGTCCTTGACCTCTGTCTCTTTTACTTGGTACTTGAATCTCTGCCCAAACACAAACACCTTTTCCTACCCCTCAGTGCGGTTGGGGAGCTGAGGGGAGGCTCCTGTGGGCACAAGGGTGGCTGGTACCTACCAAGTGATGGTGTATTAGAACTTCAAGTCGGCCATCAGGAGTTTTGGTATAtgcaccctccccccacaccagGGTGGGCTCCGTGACTGCTCCGGCCAAAAGAATATGACAGAAGAGACACTTTGGAGCCCAGATCTTAAAAGAGCAGGAATTTTCGCTGCCTGCTTTTTGGAACACCCCTTCCCGGAGACCTGAGCTGCCATATAACAACATCAGCTGCACCAAGCTGCCGTGCAGGAGCCCAAGCTAGTCTCCTGGAGACGCTGCACGGAGAGAGAGACACCTGTTCAGCCCTTATCTGAGGAGTCAGTCAGCCCAGGAGACACCTGAGGCTTCAATGCTCTAGCCCCAGCCAGCATCTGACTCTAGTGCAGGAAAGCCCCAAGTGAGAACCACTCGGCCGAGCCCAGTCCACCCACcgaattgagagagagaacagatactctctttccttttcttttttaagttcgtctattttgagagacagagagtgagggtggggggagggacagagagagaggaaaacagaatcccTCACTCCTGTCTATTCAGCATTACACCACCCAGGAGGTGCACTAGCAGACCGGGCACCTAAACAAAACCTACACTGTTCATGGAGATTCTCGCAACGGGGTCACAGGTAGTGGTGTCCCTTTCCTCTACGTGTGggtcaaatgaatttttaagtaaactaaaaaaagtaGGAGCTCTTTTGAGAAATATACACTGTTCCGTGGGAGTCATAAGTATTAATAATTGTccttcatctgatttttttttttttttttttttgcccacaCTTCGCTACATTCTGGTGGTAAATCATTTGGGGAAAAGGGAGAAACCAGAGGAAGGACAGTTGGCCAGAGAAACCCTCGGGAAGGGATACGCATGATGCATGCCTGCTGAGCACTTATCGTGAGCAGTCTCAggactttacatgtattaacttgACCAATCTTCCAAGCAACCCAATGGGGACAGTTattatgacctcattttataTTTGAGGCGGTTGGAGacccaaaaggcaagaaaattgCCCCAAACCCACATAGGTTAGTTGACGGGCAGAATAACGAACCAAACCCAAGGGTTGGGCTTTTGCAGTTGGCATTGATCAAGGCCGGCCTGGATTCTTGAATCAAGTCTGCCGGGGTCCTTCTGCTCTGACACTTACCTGGGCAGAAGCCATCGATCCCATTTTCTCAGGGTCTCTGGCTCCAGAGCTGCCTCCACCTGCTCCATTTTCCCTGGGTCCGGGAGGATCAGCAGGGCCAGGGCGTTTCCACTGTATTCTATCTGCAGGACCGTGCAAGCCATTTCCTGGTCATAGAGGAATCTGTGCATTTCCTTCTGGTGCATCATGGGGATGCGGAGGGAGGTCCGCTCATCCACGAAGAAGCTTTCTTGCTTCTGGGTCTGGTAGCGATCAAAAGGATGCTTCCACTTAGCTTAGGACACAAAATCCACAAAACTATGAGAACACACTCCAAGAGAGCAACTGTGGGCAGACACGTACTAAGCCGCACTGGTTTGGTGATTTCCTCTCGGggtgtatataaatataaggcAGAGAAGTGGCGTGGGTACAGAATCAGGGGGCCAGAATTTAGGGCCGGCTCAGCCGCCAGAGTGAGCCCCCCAGCACTTAAGCTCCAATGGTCTACGATTTTGTTCCATTTCAGAGCAATGTAACTTTCAAGAAGCTAAcatgttctttttccttccatgtGCAAGGCATTATCTCTTTACACTTGCATGAACATTAATATTAAACAAGTATTAGGATCTCCATGTCAGCAACGAGAAGCTGAGTCCCTGGGAATTTATAGAAGCATACCCAGTTTGCAGAGCCATTAGGTGGTAGAACAGGGACTAGAACTTGACCGGCTCCACCGTTCATGTTCTTTGCAAACACTGACTTGACCCTTCACTGCCACGCTAAACCATCTCCTACAGAGAAGGTCAAGAgccgcccgccgcccccccccccccgccacctctgAACTTCCTAATACTCAGGTTGACAAAGGAGAAAGATTTCAGTTAATAAAATGTTACGTATCATGCCAAAAAGCTCATTAAGACACAGAAATGTGGCATCTGTGGGTCACAGCCTTGTCCACGTGTGCAgtatcctctctttctccttacGGTCTCCACGCACCACAGCCTCCGGACTTGGCCTCTTGAGAGCCCTGGTCTTGGTGATGGGAAGCTGGCTCATCCTGTCCCTCTTGCCCACATCCCATCGGTGGCCAAGTATTGCCGATTCCACCTCCAAGGCTGCAACTTTATCCAAAGCGGCCACCTTCCTTACTTTGGAGCCCTTCGAGAACCTCCTGACTAGTCTCTGTTCTCccacccttcctctcctccaaacCATTTTCCAGCTTGTAGCCAGACTGATCGTTTTAAAACAGATGTGATCAGGCCACGCCACTGCTTCAAACTTCTTGGTAATTCTGGTATCCTACAGGTAAATCCTAGAATTCTCCACACAGTTCCTGCTTATCCTTTTATCGCAACTCTTGGTACTGTCCCCCAGGCACTCCGCTCTTGTGTTCTGTGTTCTAGTCCGACTAAATTCATTTCAGTTCCTTGAAAGTGccatagttttttcttttccttggacCTCTGCACGCACTGGGCTTTCAACCTGAACCCTCTTTTCCCCACCTCTCTTACGGCCTCTCGGCTTGAGTAAATCCAACTCACTCTTCATGTCTTGGCTTAGATGCCTTctcttccaagaagccttctCTCACTCCCCAAGTCTGGAAAGCTGTGTCTTTCGAGAGCTCCATGGCACCCATGCCGACTCAAGCAGAACTTACTTTCCCATTGAGCGGCAATTGCCTTTTTACTCATTTGCAGCTCTCCTGGGACTATGAGCTACATAAGGGTAGGAAAACTCTATCTTATTCATAGAGTTCCCCAAGACACTAACAAAGTCCCTGAAACATAGTAAGTACTTGatgtatatttaattaattaattaattaatttttacatttacatccaagttagcatagagtgcaatgatgatttcaggagtagattcctgagattcatcccctatgtgtcacacccagtgctcaccccaccaagtgtcttccttaatgctcctGGCCTGttgagcccatcccccacctacaacccctccagcagccctcagtttgttctctgtatttacacaTGAGAGTCTGCTGTGTTTTGCccccctgttttcatattattttttatattatttttatattgtttttatattattttcgcttctcttccttgtgttcatctgttttgtatcctaaattccacataagagtgaagtcatacggtatttgtctttctctaatttcgatgtatatttgaaaacaaattaatgaatacCATTCCTGGAGGCCTCAAAACGAGACCTAAGTTCGACTTGAAATCATTCACTCGGCAAACTTTTTAAACATACTTGacctctctttccctttgactAGGCGGCTGAGTGGTTTGGGAGCTGTGGCCTTGTGGCAGATGCAGAGAGGCAGAGCTTTGTGAGGACCTTGACGGGCAGGCCCATCACCATCACGGTCGAGCCCAGTGACACCTCTGAGAATGTCAAAGCCAAAACTCCAAGACAAGGGGGGGCATCTAATTTTTGCGGGCAAACAGCTGGAGGATGGCCGTCCTCTCTCAGGCCACGATGTCCAGGAAGAGTCACCCTGTGCTCGCTGTGTCACCTGGGAGGTGGCATCGCTGGGCCTTCCCACCGCCAGCCGGCCCAGGAATGGGACTATGACAAGGTCATCTGCTGCAAGTGCCGGTCTCGCCTGGGTCCCCGTGCTGTCACCCGCCACAAGCACTGTTCCCCAAGAAGAAACTCAAGTAAGTCCCCTCTCCCAGCTCTTCCTTTGTCTGctctaatggaaaaataaataaataaataaataaacaaacagctgAGTTCAACAAGACTCAAAGCTTCCAGATACAAAGCAGGAATGTGTGTCTCTGATTTGGAAGTCATTTGGCTCAGGGGTTATCAGAATCAGATACAGCCCTTCAGGGGTGGTGCTTAATGTCTTCTcaggggaaataaataaaattcacgaCCACGCTCGGAACCGATCTCTCTGCAAATAGTCAAAAGCTACGAAAGGCAATCCCTTCCCCGTCCGGGAAGACTGGATTGCAAAACTCTGTCAAGCAGCCCAGGGATGAGGTAGGATAGGTCACCACATTCCCAGGCTGGGGGTAGATGGGAGGAGTCACCTGCTCTGGGTTCTTTGTTGTTATTACTCATTCGGTGCAGGGACTCCCcaacctaaaaattaaaatagaaccagGGAAACCGATAAGACTATACTGGAGGCAAATGTGAAATTGTCTCCCAGAGACCTTGCCACAACAGGCCATAAGAAACTCACAAAAAGATAATTTCCACTGAAGATGAGCTCAAAGCTGAAAATCTCAATCCTCTCCTGAAAGAGAAGCAGTTGGGGTAACGAACCCAAGAATTCACAGCTCCAGATCTCCAGATAATGGAATAATCCGAAAGACATTTTGAAAAGTGTGTTAAAAACATGgaaggattggggcgcctgggtggtgcagtcggttaagcgtccgacttcagccaggtcacgatctcgcggtccgtgagttcgagccccacgttgggctctgggctgatggctcggagcctggagcctgtttccgattctgtgtctccctctctctctgcccctcccccgttcatgctttgtctctctctgtcccaaaaataaaataaaaacgttgaaaaaaaaattaaaaaaaaaatggaaggactAAAATTCATCAGATGGGCCACTGGGACAAAACAATAGGCAGATTTGAAAAACTAAGACCTCAAGGcgaaaataagtcagtgagattGAGAACTCAGTGGACGGGTTTGAAATAATAAGCAGCATGGCTTTTGGGGTAATTAGTAAAAGGGAAATTGGGCGGAAGGAATCAGCTAGATGGCagcatggagagacagagacgttttctggggcggggggtgcggtggggtggggcaggagttATAAAAGATGAGCTTGAGGTGTTctgccagaaagcaaggaagtgctccagaaaggaaaaaaaaaaaaatcagcaatgaTGGGAGCATATCAAGGAACCAACTGAAAAGGTCTCCTGATGATCGGGGTCAGAAAATTTTAAGCAACAAAACTAAGTATTAGTCGATTGCAACCCAGAATATGAAATGCATACCCTTGAGTCCATAATGATGTAAgcaaatgattgaataaataaatgtgagagaagagaaaaatctcccatgccaaagaattccaaataattgagGTAGGTTCGCCTTTCTCAAGGAGAGGGAACATAACTTCCCGCTCCCGAAGTGTGGGATGGGCACGGTGACTTCCTCCAAAGAGCGCAGTCTGGCAATTCGGAAAAGGGTAACTTTACAACAGAGAAATATGACAGGCGTGACCTTAGCCGGATGGTCCAAGTCAACATCAACAGCGGTAAGTCACGCCGAGAGTACGTATCCTTGGCGTGATGTGGTAAGAATGGCCCTTCCCCTGTGTGGCCCTCCTCTCCACGTCCCGTTACCCCAGTTTTAATCACGAGAAAAACAAGCAAGTCCCAACTTACAGACATGCTACCAAGTACCTCGCCGGCACTGTTCGAAACTGGCAAGGTCATTACAagcaaggaaagtctgagaaaccgTCACAGTCCAGAGGAGCCCCCAATGACGTGGCGATCCAGCGTAACGTGGATCCCGGAAGAGACACAAACATCAGGTAAAAACAAACATCTGAATGGACCTGAGTTTAAAACAATGGAGGAGTTCACTTTCCTAGTATCACAATCGAGATACATGCTACTAAGTCAGGAAATAACCGAGTAGAAGAAATGAGCCCTACAGGGAGCGAGTGTTCACACGGCGGTCACAATGGGCTAATAAGCTGTTCACACAAACTAAGATGTGGTGAGGGCACTAGAACATAAGCCCGAGGTAATATGTACAGGATGATACAATTCTGGTAAAATTTAGAACACATAGGACAGTGGCTGCCTCTGGGAGGAAACGGGACCAGGGAAGGGTGCAAAAGGAGGTGAACTCTACCTGCaacattgcattttttaaaaaaataaaataaaaatgtgaagccAATGGCAAAATGTAAACATTCATTCTTGGTGGGGGAGTATATGGTGGTTTTAATATGCTATACACTTTTCTATGCtcgggagcgcctgggtggctcagtcggttgaacgtctgacttcaggatctcgcggttcacgggatcgagcctagcaccggactctgtgctgacagctcagagcccggagcctgcttcgcattctgtgtctccctctctctctgctccccgcccccccaccccgcactctatctctcgctctctctcagaaataaacattaaaaaaatttgtctaTGCTCAAGATAGACAGtcatataaaaactaaaaattttctaaaaaaggaGTTATTCCTAGGAGAGTATGATAGGGGGtataacaaaaaataagtaaaaacggAACAGAAGGAAATGGCAAGAGCGAACAAATGTCGCCAAGTCAAGAAGTAGTCATCTAagactctttaaatatttggagtCGCTGCAAGAGTTCAAGACAGGTGCCTTTCAGGGGTAAGGAGGCGGAAGGGACTCGGCCCGAGCCAGCCCTCACCTTTGAAGAAGATGTAATTCAGGACAACCATGAGCGTGTCTCGCGTGAACTCCTGGAGGCAGTCCGCCACCTGGCCGTACGTCTGCTTTCTCACGTACTCGTTAATCTGCCTCCTGGTCGTGGCGGAATCTGTGAAGTTGGCAGAAAAAGCAAACGCTCCGTACAGCTCCCGGACGGTGTCCAAAAAGTGCTGCTGAGGCTTTAGCTGCTTGTCCAGAAACAAGGAGTTGCCTACTTTCAGTTCAAGTTTGGGGCTGGGCAGGTCAAGGGTGTGGATGAGGCTCTGGAAACCCCGGTGGATGTCCGCTTCCGACATCTCCGTGAGGTTGAAGCCAAGGCCCTCCAGGATCTGAGTCGGGGTGTCAGCCTGGGCCCCCAGAGAGAGCAGGGCCAGGGTGGCAGAGATGCTCACCGGGGAGAAGAAGACGTTGCCCGAGGCTTCTGCGGCCAGCTGCTTGTATAAGCGCAAGGCAAAGTTGGTGATGGTCGGTGTGATTTTGTGGTAGGCGGGGGCTGGCACGGACAGCTGATCGCTGGGGGCTGGAGGCGCCCCCGGACTCTTATCTCCATGGGCAGGAAAGGGCCGACAATGGACAGAGGGCAGGATCGCTGCTCCCAGCAGCCACAGCCAAGCTGGACCCATCCTCTGAAAACAAGACAGTGAACACACCATTCTACCGCATCCGGAAGGAACCTCAGGGTCCCCGTTGCTCGCCCAGTGAGCCTCACGCCCAAGCTGTACCCCGCACAGGTGTCATGAGGGGCCCTACAGAGGACGAGGTGGGAGGTGAGCCGGCGGGGCTCTGTCGCTCTCCCCCAAGTCTGAAGAGCTGCCCTAAATCTGCTTGACTATTAATACGTCTACAAGGTTTTGTTGACAAAAGGACTTGGGCTATAAAAAGGAACTTCCCTGgtttattctctcttcctctctccccccacctccgacctccctccccctccctcttccttccttcctatttcctttctttttcttctttcaagtaTTTCTTTGAATCACTCATCACCTTTCAAGGATTGGGGTGACTACGGAGCAGATGTTCAGGACACTGTGACAGTGAGGGACGCTGGGCCTTGCTAGCACCGAGGTGTGGCCACATCAACTTCCACTCTTGCCCGTTGGAAGGGAGAGGATGATGGGAGCCACTCCTGGGTCAGGTCCCCAAGGAAAGGGGAGTGTTCGCCAGTGTTTGGGGTTTTCATTAGCTGGGGTGCTGATGTGGTGGTGAGTCACGGGGGCCCGGCGGATGCGGGCCACCCACGAGGGGTGGCAAAGCCACATGATGGACGGAGCCCGGGAGCACAGACCGACTCTGTCTCCATCAGACTTGCTGTCTGAAGCAGCAGCTGTCATATACAGCCTTTGTCACATGCAGCGGCTGTATCTTAATTGATGCAGAGGGTTAGGGAAGATGCCTATTGACCTGTGTTGAATTGTGCGCCCCCCAAATTCATAGCTCGAAGCTCTACTCCCCAGTGTCTCAGAATGCGATCTTGTTTGGCAATGGGGTAGTTGAGGTacaattagttaagatgaagtcattagaTGGGCCCGATCtaatatgattggtgtccttatacaAAGGGGACACTTGGGCACAGACTCGCACACAGGGAGACGGCCCTGTGAGGACAAAGGCAGAGATCGGGGTGATGCTCCTACAGCCGAGGTTGCCAGAGGTGGCCAGCAAACCCCCAGCAGCTCGGGGAGGAGCCTGGAGCGGGTTCTCTCTCCCAGCCTCGGAAGGAAGTGGTCTACTgtggacaccttgatcttggacttccggccGTCATGACGGTGGGGCCATACCTGTCTGTCATTGAGACCCCCCGGGGTGTGGTGCTTTGTggcagcagccctaggaaatgaatactGTCTCTCTTATAACTTCAGGTTATAGAATGTGCCAGAGAAGCCTTCGAGCTGCTTCCAGGGAGTCAAAGTGGTGCAGGGGCAGGAGACTCCTTCCTCAGGGGGTGGAACGGAGCTCCAGCTCGAGGTGACGCTGCAGCATAGACGTGGCTGATCTCTGCTCATTCTGACCCTCGTCTAGTGCCCTTTCAGGGTCTCCACGCACACACCGCACATCTTCACAGCGCACACGCTGTCACATGGCCACTTggagccctccccctccccccccggacCTCGATATCCTCAGTAAGGACAGTGTCGTCCCCCTGCTCCCTTCAGAACTGACCCTTCCGCTGACCACACGATTCTTGGTGCTCCTCTGTCTTGATAACATTTgcgtcttttaaaaaaaaatgtttttaatttatttttgagggggggaggggcagagagagagggaaacacagaatctgaaggaggctccaggctccgagccgtcagcacagagcccgatgcggggctcaaacccacgaacggtgaggtCGCGACCTGAGCCGTAgactgacactcaaccgactgagtctcccaggcgccccacatttgtGTCTTAATCGGCACCGTTTGCACAAACCAATGTTTTCTGGATCCCTTACAGATGCCACGGTGGTGTGGGAGAGATCGTATTTTTAGACGGTTTATAGCACTCAGGGCCCTAAATGCCCCAAAGGCCGGTTGTTGGGAGGGACCAGTACAGCCTGATTATCAGTTATGTTGAAACTTTGCTGGACAAAGTACTGCGGGCGATTTCCCAAGGCCgtgacctccctccctcccgcaaAGCTCTGGTGGGCTCCCTTAATGTCAGGTTCCATTCACGCTGGGAagttaaacaatttaaaaatcagtttgctCTTGGAGGAAATCAGGAATACAGCTGccgtggggcacctaggtggctcagtcagcaagcgtccgacgtcagctcaggtcacgatctctcggcttgtgagtttgagtcccacattgggttctgtgcttcgcttctgatcctctgtccccctctctctgcccctcccccactagcgcgctttctccttctctctcaaaaataaatagacattaaaaaaaaagaaaaagaaatacagctgTAATAAAACTGGTTGGTTCTTTTTATCCTGCTGAACTCACCGTTTTCTACCCTTCTGCACCCCAAGGATCGCCAAACTTGCAGAAGGTTCTATTTCCCCAAGAGGATGAAAAGTCGGAGGGCTTGGGTTTGAATTAAGGCTCTGCAGTATCTCACTGTGGGATCTGTGGATCCCACTGTGGGAAGGAAAACTCTCTGACCGGCAGTGTCCGCATTTGCAAAATGCAAAGGACAATGCCCACCTTCCGGGGGCGGAGTCACTTAAGGATTACAAGGCATACGGTGTGTGAAACACCCGACAGGTAGGAAGCGTGCAATTGAATTGTCACTGCTTTCTACAGAAGCTGGGTGTAATTATacctatttccttctcttccagaaAGATCCCAGGGGAAAACTAAGAACTCCAGTAATTAATGATGATATTCCcacttattgtttattttgtgtggGGATATTGCATCTGGTGTATCACAGCCTCCTCCCAGCCAGGTGTATTCTCAAATGCAGGGGGATCCGCTATTTTTTTGGATCGTCTCAGAGACTGGAGAAGGGGGTGCTATTGGAGTTGGGTGGGAGAGAAAGCTCTCGAAATGCCAGAACAGTCACAGGCAGTGAAGAGTGGCCGGCCTAAGTGCCAGCGGTGTGAAAGGTACTTCGCGCGTGTCACTAGATTGAATCCGTATGAGAGCCTTAAGACACAGGTATTGGTGCCTTCTTGTGCCTATGGGGACACTGGACGCAGGCTAAAGATAGGCACCTGTTAAGTGGCTGGAGGGGTGGTTCGGATCCCAGACAAGGGCTCTGAAGCTCAAGCCTTTTGCTACAACCAAGTCTCTAGTAAATTTGCTGCAGCAACGTTGTCGTCTTGCTTTGGGCTGTGTTACTCTGCTTTCTTGTCTCTCCCAGGAATACTAGGAGTTCCTCTCTCAAAATTTCTGATGACCAAGCTTTCCATAAAAGGTCACTTGAAACCTGGAGTTCCGACTTAAAGCTCAGAAGCAGTACATCATCGTATTTTTCCTTTAGGGGCctcatttctcctctccctgctgccTAAGCCagaggaggcggggggagggacagagagggacagggagggagagagaggggcagagccacCCCCGCATAAGCCAGGTACTCACAGCAAAGctccctgggctgggggccccGGGTCGTCAGCACCGCGTGGCTTCCTACCCACAGGAAATGGTGTCGGAGGGTCACAGCGTCCTGGTCAATATTTGCCAGGTCCATTCCTGGAACAGTGCAAAGACTGTGCGCGGCGAACAGGaagggaccttttttttttttttttttttgaaggctctgtcctgcctgcctgccctacAAACAGTGAGTCATGATTCCGGACCCAACTCCCCTTGAGGATATCCCGATACCGGTGATGACGGCAGGGGTCGCGATGCGGTTGCTGCTGAACCATCACGGGTGTTTTGTGGGTTCCGGACAGCGTGCTTTCCAGATCACCCTCACGATAAGAATGCGAGACGCTAACGCCTCCTGTTGGG
This window of the Prionailurus viverrinus isolate Anna chromosome B3, UM_Priviv_1.0, whole genome shotgun sequence genome carries:
- the SERPINA11 gene encoding serpin A11, with the translated sequence MGPAWLWLLGAAILPSVHCRPFPAHGDKSPGAPPAPSDQLSVPAPAYHKITPTITNFALRLYKQLAAEASGNVFFSPVSISATLALLSLGAQADTPTQILEGLGFNLTEMSEADIHRGFQSLIHTLDLPSPKLELKVGNSLFLDKQLKPQQHFLDTVRELYGAFAFSANFTDSATTRRQINEYVRKQTYGQVADCLQEFTRDTLMVVLNYIFFKAKWKHPFDRYQTQKQESFFVDERTSLRIPMMHQKEMHRFLYDQEMACTVLQIEYSGNALALLILPDPGKMEQVEAALEPETLRKWDRWLLPSLLDLHLPRFSISGTYHLEEILPHIGLTNIFNLEADLSGITEQLNKTISRVSHKAAVDMNVWGTRAAAASGLLSQPQALNTTRAPQARFNRPFLVLFWEVTTQSLLFLGKVVNPAAG